From one Acidobacteriota bacterium genomic stretch:
- a CDS encoding lytic transglycosylase domain-containing protein, with protein MAGLLVALLLCPVAAFASLGELARSGDWQRVLEVASRRGEQLPLNPSEALIAATAARSVNDRGAEIRFLEIAVGAADEEVRRLAEVQLANLVREVAPERAVSLAVPAFERGLPWEVRESATEVARLAIEAGVESAQKESLDNAARRLPRSLRRRLELTLALSNGEQGRHRLERLLAASTRDLVALEAAEALSGVKDPSSKERWRIAQTLYRHALFDRAAPMLEELSMVTDGSVPRHDAAFLRGRCAFRKGLWGDALAWYDKASKLERSSEKRAQIAVHMGRCHELNGDLDMAVESAVRAVRLKTTDDRRLFLARLRLRRGEPDLAEHGIARLRSRNNRARGELMLAMYDLRRGDKNAAHRRLEKIRRGSWSAPASVLAAELAGSNGDVDAAIRLLESVPGYEEFWAEQARTVMAGLPEENIDIWRQNREREVRSAEVGSMWNALGRWAVLEPDLDELRLLRGLVDAVFSSTASPGTPKFPSGLAAELWNIGLESEAARWDPGGWPKDNPAASVWTASSLLANGYPRWSTRVADGAWRQAGSSVPSRVLPEDLRHALYPLPDPGMVRETAAGAGVAWSLLAGVAREESRWDPRALSAVGARGLVQLMPATAEGVAAASGLPSPIGDDLFDPRLNLQLGANELSRLIEVFDGRWAPAIAAYNAGEAQAQEWLDQCGPDCPRSLYVLNISFATTRAYTAGVLAAADSYDELYGMDERPASQRISAVTD; from the coding sequence GTGGCTGGACTGCTGGTTGCTCTGTTGCTGTGTCCAGTCGCGGCGTTCGCCAGCCTCGGCGAGCTGGCGAGGTCAGGTGACTGGCAGCGGGTCCTGGAAGTCGCCTCACGTCGCGGAGAGCAACTTCCGCTCAACCCGTCAGAGGCACTTATCGCTGCGACCGCGGCCCGGTCGGTCAACGATCGGGGCGCCGAGATACGTTTTTTGGAAATCGCTGTGGGCGCCGCTGATGAGGAGGTCCGCCGGCTTGCAGAGGTCCAGTTGGCGAATCTCGTGCGCGAGGTTGCTCCTGAGCGCGCCGTTTCTCTGGCGGTGCCCGCTTTTGAACGAGGCCTGCCGTGGGAAGTCCGCGAGTCGGCCACTGAGGTCGCGAGATTGGCGATTGAAGCGGGCGTCGAATCCGCCCAAAAAGAATCTCTTGACAACGCGGCCAGGCGGCTTCCACGAAGCCTGCGCCGCCGCCTCGAGTTGACCCTCGCCCTGTCGAACGGCGAGCAGGGGCGGCACCGACTCGAACGATTGCTTGCAGCGTCCACTAGGGATTTGGTGGCCCTTGAAGCAGCCGAGGCTCTCTCCGGGGTCAAAGACCCGAGCTCGAAGGAACGTTGGCGCATTGCCCAGACCCTGTACCGCCACGCGTTGTTCGACCGGGCGGCGCCCATGCTGGAAGAGCTCAGCATGGTGACGGACGGCTCCGTTCCACGTCATGATGCGGCGTTTCTCCGCGGCCGCTGTGCATTTCGCAAAGGCCTATGGGGGGACGCCTTGGCGTGGTATGACAAGGCGTCGAAGTTAGAGCGCTCGTCCGAAAAACGGGCTCAGATTGCTGTTCACATGGGACGGTGTCATGAGCTGAACGGTGACCTCGACATGGCGGTCGAGTCTGCGGTGCGGGCGGTGCGGCTGAAGACTACCGACGATCGTCGCCTCTTCCTCGCCCGCCTGCGATTGCGTCGTGGGGAACCGGATCTCGCAGAGCATGGGATTGCCAGGCTGAGATCTCGAAACAATCGCGCCCGGGGTGAGCTCATGCTCGCGATGTACGACCTTCGCCGAGGTGACAAAAACGCTGCTCACCGTCGGTTGGAAAAAATTCGACGCGGCTCGTGGTCAGCTCCGGCGTCGGTGTTGGCAGCCGAATTGGCTGGATCGAACGGTGATGTAGATGCGGCGATCCGTCTGCTTGAGAGTGTTCCAGGATATGAGGAATTCTGGGCTGAGCAGGCGCGAACCGTCATGGCGGGTCTGCCAGAAGAAAATATCGATATCTGGCGTCAGAATCGCGAGCGGGAAGTGCGATCGGCGGAGGTGGGTTCGATGTGGAATGCGCTCGGGCGGTGGGCGGTGCTCGAGCCTGATCTGGATGAACTTCGATTGCTCAGAGGGCTTGTCGACGCCGTTTTTTCTTCGACCGCGTCGCCCGGGACTCCGAAATTCCCATCGGGACTTGCCGCAGAGTTGTGGAACATCGGCCTGGAAAGCGAAGCCGCCCGCTGGGACCCCGGCGGATGGCCCAAGGATAACCCGGCTGCATCGGTGTGGACGGCGAGTTCCCTTCTGGCAAATGGGTACCCGAGATGGTCGACGCGAGTGGCTGATGGTGCTTGGCGGCAGGCGGGAAGCTCGGTGCCATCGAGAGTGCTTCCGGAGGACCTTCGGCACGCACTCTATCCACTGCCGGATCCCGGGATGGTCCGCGAGACCGCTGCCGGCGCAGGAGTAGCTTGGTCGTTGCTCGCGGGTGTAGCGCGAGAGGAGTCTCGGTGGGATCCCCGAGCGCTCTCTGCAGTCGGGGCGCGTGGGCTGGTTCAATTAATGCCGGCGACAGCAGAAGGAGTTGCTGCCGCTTCAGGATTGCCGTCGCCGATTGGTGACGATCTTTTCGATCCAAGACTCAACCTTCAGCTTGGCGCCAACGAGCTCAGCCGGTTGATCGAGGTCTTCGATGGACGCTGGGCTCCGGCGATTGCGGCCTACAATGCGGGAGAAGCACAGGCTCAAGAATGGTTGGATCAATGTGGCCCTGACTGCCCTCGCTCCTTGTACGTGCTCAACATTTCCTTCGCCACGACCCGGGCCTACACGGCTGGTGTCTTGGCTGCGGCGGACAGTTATGACGAGCTGTACGGAATGGACGAACGGCCCGCATCCCAGAGAATCTCGGCCGTCACCGACTGA